The Neodiprion fabricii isolate iyNeoFabr1 chromosome 4, iyNeoFabr1.1, whole genome shotgun sequence genome window below encodes:
- the LOC124180361 gene encoding basic helix-loop-helix transcription factor scleraxis isoform X2 encodes MAARKRDEPGKQRYQANARERDRTHSVNTAFTALRTLIPTEPADRKLSKIETLRLASSYISHLGAVLIVGAADQPCLRLEENHLRASRLNNSWGSNETHTGRPQVCTFCLATHKKYNLNVASQTITDCQSQEGAQYIILPSSSSSYFDLNPIY; translated from the exons ATGGCTGCTAGGAAAAGAGATGAACCTGGTAAACAACGGTATCAAGCTAACGCTAGAGAACGTGACCGAACACATAG CGTAAATACAGCGTTCACCGCCCTTAGGACATTGATACCTACTGAACCTGCAGATAGAAAATTATCTAAAATCGAAACGTTGCGACTGGCAAGCAGCTACATCAGCCACTTAGGAGCTGTACTAATTGTCGGTGCTGCTGATCAGCCCTGCTTACGCTTAGAGGAAAATCATTTACGAGCATCAAGGTTGAACAATTCGTGGGGTAGTAATGAAACTCATACAGGCCGACCCCAGGTCTGCACTTTTTGCCTCGCTACGCACAAAAAATAC AATTTGAACGTCGCTTCTCAAACAATCACGGACTGTCAGAGTCAAGAAGGTGCGCAATACATTATACTTCCGTCGAGTTCGTCATCGTATTTCGACTTGAATCCGATATATTAA
- the LOC124180361 gene encoding basic helix-loop-helix transcription factor scleraxis isoform X3: MEIICVVNTAFTALRTLIPTEPADRKLSKIETLRLASSYISHLGAVLIVGAADQPCLRLEENHLRASRLNNSWGSNETHTGRPQVCTFCLATHKKYNLNVASQTITDCQSQEGAQYIILPSSSSSYFDLNPIY; encoded by the exons atggaaataatttgtgt CGTAAATACAGCGTTCACCGCCCTTAGGACATTGATACCTACTGAACCTGCAGATAGAAAATTATCTAAAATCGAAACGTTGCGACTGGCAAGCAGCTACATCAGCCACTTAGGAGCTGTACTAATTGTCGGTGCTGCTGATCAGCCCTGCTTACGCTTAGAGGAAAATCATTTACGAGCATCAAGGTTGAACAATTCGTGGGGTAGTAATGAAACTCATACAGGCCGACCCCAGGTCTGCACTTTTTGCCTCGCTACGCACAAAAAATAC AATTTGAACGTCGCTTCTCAAACAATCACGGACTGTCAGAGTCAAGAAGGTGCGCAATACATTATACTTCCGTCGAGTTCGTCATCGTATTTCGACTTGAATCCGATATATTAA
- the LOC124180361 gene encoding basic helix-loop-helix transcription factor scleraxis isoform X1, whose translation MAARKRDEPGKQRYQANARERDRTHRFTTQESQSSLCSVNTAFTALRTLIPTEPADRKLSKIETLRLASSYISHLGAVLIVGAADQPCLRLEENHLRASRLNNSWGSNETHTGRPQVCTFCLATHKKYNLNVASQTITDCQSQEGAQYIILPSSSSSYFDLNPIY comes from the exons ATGGCTGCTAGGAAAAGAGATGAACCTGGTAAACAACGGTATCAAGCTAACGCTAGAGAACGTGACCGAACACATAG GTTCACAACTCAAGAATCGCAATCTTCACTGTGCAGCGTAAATACAGCGTTCACCGCCCTTAGGACATTGATACCTACTGAACCTGCAGATAGAAAATTATCTAAAATCGAAACGTTGCGACTGGCAAGCAGCTACATCAGCCACTTAGGAGCTGTACTAATTGTCGGTGCTGCTGATCAGCCCTGCTTACGCTTAGAGGAAAATCATTTACGAGCATCAAGGTTGAACAATTCGTGGGGTAGTAATGAAACTCATACAGGCCGACCCCAGGTCTGCACTTTTTGCCTCGCTACGCACAAAAAATAC AATTTGAACGTCGCTTCTCAAACAATCACGGACTGTCAGAGTCAAGAAGGTGCGCAATACATTATACTTCCGTCGAGTTCGTCATCGTATTTCGACTTGAATCCGATATATTAA